From Gimesia panareensis, the proteins below share one genomic window:
- the pheS gene encoding phenylalanine--tRNA ligase subunit alpha, with protein sequence MADNNDALVETAVESMAAATTLAELDEVRVQYLGKKGKLRALQAELKSLSPEEKREFGKMLNSVKERIQTVLNDRKEALEASEKSGPELEAIDVTLPGLRTLPGHRHPLIATMEEVKSILLGLGFRYDDYPEVESEFFNFDALNTPDWHPARDMHDSFYTTKGNVLRTHTSAFQTRAMKQFGPPPLRAMTSGRCYRRDEIDASHFPIFHQLDVIAIDENISFADLKWVLYQVASSLFGDDVQLRFRPSYFPFTTPSAEVDVMFNGKWLEILGAGMIRPEVLEAGGVDPEKWQGFAFGLGLDRMAMIRHGITDIRYMYENEEAFLRQF encoded by the coding sequence ATGGCTGACAACAACGACGCGCTGGTCGAAACCGCGGTAGAGAGTATGGCAGCTGCCACAACCCTTGCCGAGCTGGATGAGGTGCGTGTCCAGTACCTGGGAAAAAAGGGAAAACTGCGAGCCCTGCAGGCCGAATTGAAATCGCTGTCCCCCGAGGAGAAGCGTGAATTCGGGAAGATGCTCAACAGCGTCAAAGAGCGGATTCAGACGGTGCTGAATGATCGCAAAGAGGCTCTGGAAGCCAGCGAGAAATCGGGGCCGGAGCTCGAAGCGATCGACGTGACACTGCCCGGCTTGCGAACGCTGCCGGGCCATCGTCATCCGCTGATCGCGACGATGGAAGAGGTGAAGTCGATTCTGCTTGGCCTGGGATTTCGTTATGACGATTACCCGGAAGTCGAATCGGAGTTCTTCAACTTTGATGCCTTGAACACACCCGACTGGCATCCCGCGCGGGACATGCACGACTCGTTCTATACCACCAAGGGGAACGTGCTGCGAACTCATACGTCGGCCTTCCAGACGCGGGCGATGAAGCAGTTCGGTCCGCCGCCATTACGGGCGATGACCTCGGGACGCTGTTACCGGCGGGACGAGATCGATGCGTCGCACTTCCCGATTTTCCATCAGCTGGACGTGATCGCCATTGATGAGAATATCAGTTTTGCGGATCTGAAATGGGTGTTGTACCAGGTGGCCAGCAGTCTGTTTGGCGACGACGTGCAGCTCCGGTTCCGCCCGAGTTATTTCCCGTTCACCACGCCGAGCGCGGAAGTGGATGTGATGTTCAACGGGAAGTGGCTGGAAATTCTGGGCGCGGGAATGATTCGTCCCGAAGTCCTGGAAGCCGGCGGTGTCGACCCCGAGAAATGGCAGGGCTTTGCCTTTGGTCTGGGTCTGGACCGGATGGCGATGATCCGGCACGGCATTACCGATATCCGCTACATGTATGAAAACGAAGAAGCGTTTTTACGTCAGTTCTAA
- a CDS encoding DUF1501 domain-containing protein, translated as MDALNFSRRQMLKSSACGFGYMALAGLSAEAALKSQSPLASKEPHFAPRAKRVIFLFMHGGPSHVDTFDYKPRLNKEDGQRLPFKAAKNIDKSSRDNLRLMKSPWKFKQRGESGLWISELFENVAEHADDLCVINSMHTNGQSHGQAVMKLHTGSDSLVRPSVGSWMVYGLGTENNNLPGFISICPSRGHGGVRNYGSAFLPAVYQGTAIGDADTKAKEAQIKFLANHSTSALEQRKQLSLLQAMNERHLKEVKVDNEIEGVINSYELAFRMQSEVPTLMDLSAETKETHALYGIDDKTTENFGRQCLMARRFAEAGVRYIEVALGNNRWDQHSGLKNGHERNSQQVDKPIAGLLADLKQRGLLEDTLVVWGGEFGRTPIAQGKNGRDHNPQGYSMWLAGAGVKKGHVHGATDEYGYYATRDKVHIHDLHATLLHLMGMDHKRLTYRYAGRDFRLTDVYGEVVHEIMTS; from the coding sequence ATGGATGCATTGAATTTTTCCCGACGTCAGATGTTGAAGTCATCGGCTTGTGGATTCGGATATATGGCGCTGGCGGGGTTGAGCGCGGAAGCGGCGCTCAAGAGCCAGTCGCCGCTGGCGTCGAAAGAGCCGCACTTTGCGCCGCGGGCGAAGCGGGTGATCTTTCTGTTCATGCATGGCGGTCCGAGCCACGTGGATACGTTCGACTACAAGCCTCGGTTGAACAAAGAGGATGGTCAGCGACTACCTTTCAAGGCGGCGAAGAATATCGATAAGTCATCACGGGATAATCTGCGGCTGATGAAGTCTCCCTGGAAGTTCAAGCAGCGGGGGGAGAGCGGCCTGTGGATTTCGGAACTGTTTGAGAACGTAGCGGAGCATGCGGACGATTTGTGCGTGATCAACTCGATGCACACCAACGGTCAGTCGCACGGGCAGGCGGTGATGAAGCTGCATACCGGTTCGGACAGCCTGGTGCGGCCTTCGGTCGGTTCGTGGATGGTGTATGGACTGGGGACCGAAAACAACAATCTGCCCGGGTTCATTTCGATCTGTCCTTCGCGGGGGCATGGGGGCGTGCGGAATTACGGGAGCGCGTTTCTGCCTGCGGTTTACCAGGGGACGGCGATTGGCGATGCGGATACTAAAGCGAAAGAGGCGCAGATCAAGTTCCTGGCGAACCACAGCACGTCGGCCCTTGAACAGCGGAAACAGCTGTCGCTGCTGCAGGCGATGAACGAACGGCATCTGAAAGAGGTCAAAGTCGATAATGAAATCGAAGGGGTGATTAACTCTTACGAGCTCGCTTTCCGGATGCAGTCGGAAGTGCCCACGCTGATGGATTTGAGTGCCGAGACGAAAGAGACGCACGCACTGTATGGGATCGATGACAAGACGACGGAGAACTTCGGGCGTCAGTGTCTGATGGCGCGACGGTTTGCCGAGGCGGGTGTGCGTTACATCGAAGTTGCACTGGGGAACAATCGCTGGGATCAGCATAGCGGACTGAAGAATGGTCACGAACGGAACTCGCAACAGGTCGACAAGCCGATTGCCGGTCTGCTGGCGGACCTGAAGCAGCGGGGGCTGCTGGAAGATACACTGGTGGTCTGGGGCGGTGAATTCGGCCGAACCCCGATCGCCCAGGGTAAGAACGGCCGAGATCACAATCCGCAGGGGTACTCAATGTGGCTGGCGGGAGCCGGGGTGAAGAAGGGACACGTGCACGGGGCGACCGACGAATACGGTTACTATGCGACCCGGGACAAGGTGCATATCCACGATCTGCATGCGACGCTGCTGCACCTGATGGGGATGGATCACAAGCGGCTGACTTACCGTTATGCAGGCCGCGACTTCCGCCTGACCGATGTGTACGGCGAAGTCGTACATGAGATTATGACCAGCTGA
- a CDS encoding DUF1553 domain-containing protein produces the protein MRSFLISSCLTLLISSFCLVTDSRANDNVKTANVPPQAGIEFFENKIRPVLVEHCYECHSGKPDPESASFVLDSRAGMLQGGDSGKAVVPGNLKQSLILQALEHDPDFYAMPPDEKLPAHVIADFRKWIQMGAPDPRKGDVPAPAKVTAEAGIDFDKEREFWSFRPLTRPEVPKVKQQDWARNDIDRFILQKLEAKSMQPAAAADRQTLVRRVYFDLTGLPPSPAQIQEFVNDPSPQAYEHLVDRLLDSPRFGETWGRHWLDLARYADSNGLDINLTFYNAWRYRDYVIKAFNEDKPYDQFIREQIAGDLLPYENDDERTRNIVATGFLVMGAKMLSERDKEKLRMDVVDEQIDVTGRAFMGMTLGCARCHDHKFDPIPMSDYYALAGIFRSTETVHGIRLNNQFVSGWMTRPLPIKPEHKAALEKYEADLAKLEKQLKDDSQALKKLEGGTSQQTKLEALAGIVVDDAQAQKTGAWKDSTYSKNYLGVGYVHDMNEGQGKKAIRFTPDLPAAGKYEVRFAFPGSKGRANRVPVTIHSLQGTKTVYVDQTKSGPIDGIFTSLGVFEFAAGDTSFVEISNKGAFGYVVVDAVQFLPQFKLPKQREVLVAKKPHEGAENAARPRQVAQLKQSVKHLEAEIKKLKANAPPPAPMALAVGEQPDPADYRIARRGNIYQLGDKVDRGFLTIATLKEQPEVSPKQSGRLELAEWLSRSQNPLTSRVMANRIWKHLFGNGLVRSVDNFGHLGEQPTHPELLDYLAQRFVSEGWSMKTLIREIMVSSAYRMSSDFSAAQYQKDPGNHLVWRMNRRRLSAESIRDSVLTISGKLDLEMGGSVVSEYPEQAINPNSNKKVGANPSEFRRSVYLPIVRGSVPSALTVFDFPAPEMLVGNRSVTTVPAQALFMMNSPFVISQAEATAERILKHEKQSDRERVSQLYLTCLGREANTKEQAEALQYIDSLFGLHLKENDDKTKARQKAWASYCQILFASTEFRFLN, from the coding sequence TTGCGTTCTTTCCTGATTTCATCCTGCCTGACACTGCTGATTTCTTCCTTCTGTCTGGTGACGGACTCCCGCGCCAATGACAACGTGAAAACAGCGAATGTCCCGCCGCAGGCCGGCATTGAATTTTTCGAAAACAAGATCCGCCCGGTGCTGGTGGAACACTGTTACGAATGCCATTCGGGGAAACCCGATCCGGAGAGTGCCTCGTTCGTGCTGGACAGCCGCGCGGGGATGTTGCAGGGAGGCGATTCCGGGAAAGCGGTGGTGCCGGGCAATCTCAAGCAGAGTCTGATTCTGCAGGCGCTGGAACACGATCCCGATTTTTACGCGATGCCGCCGGATGAGAAGCTGCCCGCGCACGTGATCGCCGACTTCCGCAAATGGATTCAGATGGGCGCGCCCGATCCGCGGAAAGGGGATGTGCCCGCGCCTGCGAAGGTTACCGCTGAGGCGGGGATCGATTTTGACAAGGAGCGCGAGTTCTGGTCGTTTCGTCCGTTGACCCGTCCGGAAGTTCCCAAAGTCAAACAGCAGGACTGGGCACGGAATGACATCGACAGGTTCATTCTGCAGAAGCTGGAAGCGAAGTCGATGCAGCCGGCTGCGGCAGCAGATCGGCAGACGCTGGTGCGTCGGGTTTATTTTGATCTGACAGGACTGCCTCCCTCACCGGCACAGATTCAGGAGTTTGTCAACGATCCTTCGCCGCAGGCGTATGAGCATCTGGTCGATCGGCTGTTGGATTCGCCCCGCTTCGGGGAGACGTGGGGGCGTCACTGGCTGGACCTGGCCCGCTACGCGGATTCGAACGGGCTGGATATCAACCTCACGTTTTACAATGCGTGGCGGTACCGGGATTATGTGATCAAGGCATTCAACGAAGACAAGCCGTACGATCAGTTCATTCGCGAACAGATCGCCGGCGACCTGCTGCCTTACGAGAACGATGACGAGCGGACGCGGAATATTGTAGCGACCGGTTTCCTGGTGATGGGCGCGAAAATGCTCAGCGAGCGGGATAAAGAGAAGCTGCGGATGGATGTCGTCGATGAGCAGATCGATGTGACGGGGCGGGCCTTTATGGGGATGACCCTCGGCTGTGCCCGCTGTCACGATCATAAGTTCGATCCGATTCCGATGTCCGATTATTACGCACTGGCGGGGATCTTCCGCAGTACAGAGACGGTGCATGGAATTCGGTTGAATAACCAGTTTGTCTCAGGCTGGATGACGCGGCCGCTGCCGATCAAGCCGGAACATAAAGCGGCGTTGGAGAAATACGAAGCCGACCTGGCGAAGCTGGAAAAACAGTTGAAGGACGATTCCCAGGCCCTGAAGAAACTGGAGGGGGGAACCTCACAGCAGACAAAGCTGGAAGCACTGGCAGGGATCGTAGTCGATGATGCTCAGGCGCAGAAAACCGGGGCGTGGAAAGATTCGACCTACTCAAAGAATTATCTGGGCGTCGGCTATGTGCACGACATGAACGAAGGGCAGGGGAAGAAGGCGATTCGCTTCACTCCCGATCTGCCTGCTGCCGGAAAGTATGAGGTCCGCTTTGCTTTTCCGGGAAGCAAGGGACGCGCCAACCGGGTGCCAGTGACGATTCATTCGCTGCAGGGAACGAAGACGGTTTACGTCGATCAGACGAAGTCGGGTCCGATCGACGGGATCTTCACTTCGCTGGGTGTGTTCGAATTTGCTGCCGGCGATACGAGCTTTGTAGAGATCTCGAACAAAGGGGCTTTCGGTTATGTGGTTGTCGATGCCGTGCAGTTCCTGCCGCAATTCAAGCTGCCGAAACAGCGGGAAGTGCTGGTGGCGAAGAAGCCGCATGAGGGAGCTGAGAACGCAGCCCGCCCGCGGCAGGTCGCTCAGTTGAAGCAGAGTGTGAAACATCTTGAGGCTGAGATTAAGAAGTTAAAAGCGAATGCACCGCCGCCCGCACCGATGGCGCTGGCAGTGGGTGAGCAACCCGACCCTGCGGATTACCGGATCGCCCGGCGGGGGAATATATATCAACTGGGTGATAAAGTCGATCGTGGTTTTCTGACGATTGCGACTTTGAAAGAGCAGCCTGAGGTCAGTCCGAAACAGAGTGGACGCCTGGAACTGGCGGAGTGGCTGAGCCGATCGCAGAATCCGCTGACGAGTCGCGTGATGGCGAACCGGATCTGGAAGCACCTGTTCGGGAACGGGCTGGTGCGGAGCGTCGATAACTTCGGGCATCTGGGTGAGCAGCCCACGCATCCGGAGCTGCTGGACTACCTCGCGCAGCGGTTTGTCTCGGAAGGCTGGTCGATGAAGACGCTGATTCGTGAAATCATGGTAAGCAGTGCTTATCGGATGAGTTCGGACTTCAGCGCCGCACAGTATCAGAAAGATCCGGGTAACCACCTGGTGTGGCGGATGAATCGCCGACGGTTGTCAGCCGAGAGCATTCGCGATTCGGTGCTGACGATTTCCGGCAAGCTCGATCTGGAGATGGGGGGATCGGTGGTCTCTGAATATCCGGAGCAGGCGATCAACCCGAACAGTAACAAGAAGGTGGGAGCGAATCCGAGCGAGTTCCGCCGGAGCGTTTATCTGCCGATCGTGCGGGGGAGTGTCCCTTCCGCGCTGACCGTGTTTGATTTTCCCGCCCCGGAAATGCTGGTGGGGAATCGGTCGGTCACCACGGTGCCGGCCCAGGCGCTGTTTATGATGAACAGCCCGTTTGTGATCTCCCAGGCGGAAGCGACCGCGGAACGGATTTTGAAACACGAGAAACAGAGCGATCGCGAGCGGGTCTCACAATTGTACCTGACCTGCCTGGGACGGGAGGCGAATACGAAAGAGCAGGCCGAGGCGCTGCAGTACATCGATTCGCTGTTCGGACTGCATCTGAAAGAGAATGACGACAAGACCAAGGCCCGGCAGAAAGCGTGGGCTTCGTACTGTCAGATTCTGTTTGCTTCGACCGAGTTTCGCTTTTTGAATTAG
- the pheT gene encoding phenylalanine--tRNA ligase subunit beta, with translation MHINTGWLRDYLSADCKESELLDALMTVGLEIEEEHHLGQALAPIRIGFIREKKPLAGADHLFECQVEIEKGKLVTIVCATAHPVEVGWGVPVAVAGTKLPSGALISEGKIKGTMSQGMICLDGEMGLIARSTGLQVFEDEATLGASLPSVAPIEESLVEVSVLPNRPDCLGMIGVAREVAAVLDMELKYPSARELSSAGAGDAVAVEIADDSLCSRYTCQVFDGVQVRKSPHWLQSRLQTAGLRAINNVVDITNFVMLEWGQPLHAFDFDSLKGNKIEVRRIKEGETLKLLDDSEVDAKEQPLVIADGEKPIALAGIMGGSDSQTTAESKRILLESACFDPVCIRTSSRKLKISTDSSYRFERGTDPNGMLSGAFNRAAELLQDPELSGAKPASPVTDSYPNVKQPTQFPLDAPRISKILGAEITNQQITDCLSKLEMTHDDKTISVPTWRVDVNNPVVLAEDVARLLRYDSIVMKPMVATTTKGRYSEADTLRSKIASFLTGNGFLESRTPPLTTEQTALAFSQWPGESIQVQNPISKEMTTLRQSLVGSLVEVAERNARRGASSFRFFEIDRTFRENNSENDERWMVGGVLGGPINDAAWIARESEIDFLRAKGLLENLLAHLEVEQVTYTNEVPALGYRVEEFAVISHDGERIGALGRIDLGALGIKDRARVPLYGFELDISTLLKGRGPARMFAGLARTQLIARDISILVPADLPYLEIERSLENAFATAVANLEAEPRKESEGDVVLQPKLENVVCIDTFEGESVGEGAKSLTIRMQFRDENHTLTSGEAQQLMDFVVKQLQSEHGAVQR, from the coding sequence ATGCACATTAATACTGGTTGGTTGCGCGATTACCTGTCGGCGGATTGCAAAGAGAGCGAACTGCTGGATGCCCTGATGACGGTCGGGCTGGAAATCGAAGAAGAACATCACCTGGGCCAGGCTTTGGCGCCCATCCGGATCGGTTTTATCCGGGAGAAGAAGCCGCTGGCGGGTGCAGATCATCTGTTCGAATGCCAGGTGGAAATCGAAAAAGGGAAGCTGGTCACCATTGTCTGTGCGACCGCGCATCCGGTGGAAGTGGGCTGGGGCGTGCCCGTGGCGGTGGCCGGTACGAAGCTGCCCAGCGGGGCTCTGATTTCCGAAGGTAAGATCAAAGGGACGATGTCGCAGGGGATGATCTGCCTGGATGGCGAAATGGGGCTGATTGCCCGTTCGACGGGGCTGCAGGTCTTCGAAGACGAAGCGACGCTGGGAGCCAGTCTGCCTTCGGTTGCTCCGATTGAAGAATCGCTGGTGGAAGTCTCGGTGCTGCCGAACCGTCCCGACTGCCTGGGGATGATCGGTGTGGCCCGCGAAGTGGCTGCCGTCCTCGACATGGAATTGAAATATCCGAGTGCCCGTGAACTGAGTTCTGCCGGCGCGGGTGACGCGGTGGCTGTTGAGATTGCCGACGATTCGCTCTGTTCACGTTATACATGCCAGGTATTTGACGGCGTCCAGGTGCGGAAGTCGCCTCACTGGCTGCAGAGCCGGTTGCAGACGGCCGGTCTGCGGGCGATCAATAATGTGGTCGACATCACCAACTTCGTGATGCTGGAATGGGGACAGCCGCTGCATGCCTTCGATTTTGACAGCCTGAAGGGGAACAAGATTGAAGTCCGCCGGATTAAAGAAGGCGAAACCCTGAAGCTGCTGGATGATTCCGAAGTGGATGCGAAAGAGCAGCCACTGGTGATTGCCGACGGCGAGAAACCGATCGCGCTGGCCGGGATCATGGGAGGCTCAGATTCGCAGACGACGGCTGAGTCGAAGCGGATTCTGCTGGAGTCGGCCTGTTTCGATCCGGTCTGCATCCGTACTTCGTCCCGCAAGCTGAAGATCAGCACGGATTCTTCTTACCGCTTCGAGCGGGGAACCGATCCAAACGGGATGCTGAGCGGTGCGTTCAACCGGGCTGCGGAGCTGCTGCAGGATCCGGAACTTTCCGGGGCCAAACCGGCTTCGCCTGTGACAGACAGTTATCCGAACGTCAAACAGCCCACACAGTTTCCCCTGGATGCACCACGCATTTCGAAAATTCTGGGGGCAGAGATCACCAATCAGCAGATTACGGACTGTCTCTCCAAACTGGAAATGACGCACGACGACAAAACCATTTCGGTGCCGACCTGGCGGGTGGATGTGAATAACCCGGTGGTGCTGGCCGAGGATGTGGCCCGGCTGTTACGTTATGACAGTATCGTGATGAAGCCGATGGTGGCGACTACGACCAAGGGCCGGTATTCCGAAGCGGATACACTGCGGAGCAAGATTGCGAGCTTCCTGACTGGAAACGGGTTCCTGGAAAGCCGGACTCCCCCACTGACGACCGAGCAGACCGCGCTGGCGTTCAGCCAGTGGCCGGGCGAATCGATTCAGGTGCAGAACCCGATTTCCAAAGAGATGACGACGCTGCGTCAGAGTCTGGTGGGGAGCCTGGTGGAAGTCGCGGAACGCAATGCCCGCCGCGGGGCCAGCAGTTTCCGCTTCTTCGAAATCGACCGGACCTTCCGCGAGAACAATTCTGAAAACGATGAGCGGTGGATGGTTGGCGGCGTGCTGGGCGGCCCGATCAATGACGCTGCCTGGATCGCTCGGGAGAGCGAGATCGACTTCCTGCGTGCCAAGGGGCTGCTGGAAAACCTGTTGGCGCATCTGGAAGTCGAGCAGGTCACCTATACCAATGAAGTGCCGGCCCTGGGATACCGGGTGGAAGAGTTCGCCGTGATTTCACATGACGGCGAGCGGATTGGGGCGCTGGGGCGCATCGACCTGGGGGCCTTGGGAATTAAAGACCGGGCACGCGTGCCTCTGTATGGATTCGAGCTGGATATCTCGACGCTGCTCAAGGGGAGAGGACCGGCCCGGATGTTCGCCGGTCTGGCGCGGACGCAGCTGATTGCCCGTGATATTTCGATTCTGGTTCCCGCGGATCTGCCTTACCTGGAGATCGAGCGGTCACTGGAGAATGCGTTTGCGACTGCCGTAGCGAACCTGGAGGCAGAGCCCCGCAAAGAGAGCGAAGGGGATGTTGTCCTGCAGCCGAAGCTGGAAAACGTCGTCTGCATCGATACCTTCGAAGGGGAAAGTGTCGGGGAGGGGGCGAAGAGCCTGACGATCCGGATGCAGTTCCGCGACGAGAACCACACGCTGACCTCGGGCGAGGCGCAGCAGCTGATGGACTTTGTCGTGAAGCAGTTGCAGTCCGAGCACGGAGCGGTCCAGCGGTAA